One genomic window of Silurus meridionalis isolate SWU-2019-XX chromosome 22, ASM1480568v1, whole genome shotgun sequence includes the following:
- the polr1f gene encoding DNA-directed RNA polymerase I subunit RPA43, producing MANLEQPEAEQNRSVTGQDKSSLVLNPAAGRDALSVPCLIPCFAEARELVPTPYSCLVLQTHRRHVVLPPMYLHKKRTGIQQELNAELLKFSESLKGVPLAYEDIKIIGRHGDIFDDLGYIHLNIEASFVVFKPKKRQTLVGVINKIGVGHAGCLVHGCFNASVVKPTQLTSEQWRDSGLKLGESLTFEVFQLDADVAGVLLIRGRLEKSRLNELLSSFDTTETGQDETMEMTPEVDLTEDQSEMSEASKPKKKKDKEKDNQALEAVETDEAGRCEVNGNGTEVDSDPSSCLKEKKKKKSKKEKKESDNELPSLRVDLPGSDSSGYLSDKSSKKRKAQEDGVQEDANGITAKKKKKMK from the exons ATGGCGAACCTGGAGCAGCCAGAAGCTGAGCAGAACCGCAGTGTAACTGGTCAGGATAAGTCCTCCTTGGTGTTAAACCCAGCCGCGGGGCGCGATGCTCTGTCGGTTCCGTGTCTGATCCCGTGTTTCGCGGAGGCGCGTGAGCTCGTACCCACGCCGTACTCGTGTCTCGTGCTGCAAAcgcaccgcagacatgttgttctGCCGCCCATGTACCTGCACAAGAAGAGGACCGGGATCCAGCAGGAACTTAACGCTGAGCTTTTAAAGTTCTCCGAAAG TTTGAAAGGTGTCCCTCTAGCTTATGAAGACATCAAGATTATAGGACGTCATGGGGACATCTTTGACGACCTAGGCTACATTCACCTAAACATCGAAGCATCATTTGTTGTTTTCAAGCCAAAGAAGAGACAAACACTtgtg ggTGTGATTAATAAAATCGGAGTGGGCCACGCCGGCTGCCTGGTGCACGGCTGCTTTAACGCCAGCGTGGTGAAGCCGACTCAGCTCACTTCAGAGCAGTGGAGAGACTCTGGTCTGAAGCTGGGAGAAAGCCTGACCTTCGAGGTGTTCCAGCTGGATGCCGATGTGGCCGGAGTTCTGCTCATCAGGGGACGACTGGAAAAATCCAG GTTAAATGAGCTTCTCTCCTCCTTCGACACTACAGAAACGGGGCAAGATGAGACAATGGAAATGACCCCTGAAGTAGACTTGACTGAAGATCAATCTGAGATGTCTGAGGCTTCAAAacccaaaaagaaaaaggacaaaGAAAAGGACAACCAAGCTTTGGAGGCGGTCGAGACGGACGAGGCTGGGCGTTGTGAGGTTAACGGTAACGGAACGGAGGTCGATTCGGATCCCAGCAGctgtttaaaggagaaaaagaagaagaaaagcaagaaggaaaaaaaggaatcgGACAATGAGCTGCCGTCTTTGAGAGTCGATCTCCCGGGCAGTGACTCGAGCGGATACCTCAGTGATAAAAGCAGTAAAAAGAGAAAGGCACAAGAGGATGGAGTCCAAGAGGACGCTAATGGTATTACagctaaaaagaagaaaaagatgaaatga